The Chrysemys picta bellii isolate R12L10 chromosome 12, ASM1138683v2, whole genome shotgun sequence genome has a segment encoding these proteins:
- the LOC101952493 gene encoding zinc finger protein 239-like isoform X2 produces MQNYETATSLADGVGSENKEENSRQEGPEQGEAQGTLLGRSKGNFDQSCECEKACGNQCQSERQLGNQPEKEVGRFHVAEDARNSAKQQPSGEATREREKNMCAECGKSFSRRSHLISHRRIHTGEKPYKCLVCGKSFNQSSNLISHRRIHTGEKPYKCLIYEKSFIQSSQLNRHERTHTGEKPYKCVECGKSFIQSSDLISHQRSHTGDKSCQCPECGKSFNQSSDLITHQRIHTGERPYKCLDCGKSFDWRSHLVIHQRSHTGHNPYQCVDCGKSFSRSSNLITHQRIHTGERPFKCLDCGKRFCQTSDLFSHQRTHTGERPYKCSDCGKRFSDSSTLIKHRRIHTGEKPYTCQVCGKSFSQSSTHTRHQRLHRGQKP; encoded by the exons ATGCAGAATTATGAGACGGCGACCTCGCTGG CCGATGGGGTGGGGAGTGAAAACAAGGAGGAGAATTCACGGCAGGAAGGTCCTGAGCAAGGGGAAGCGCAAGGGACGTTACTGGGAAGATCCAAAGGGAACTTTGACCAGAGCTGTGAGTGTGAGAAAGCCTGTGGAAATCAGTGCCAGTCAGAGAGACAGCTGGGAAACCAGCCAGAGAAAGAAGTGGGTAGGTTTCATGTGGCAGAGGACGCAAGGAACTCAGCGAAACAACAGCCCAGCGGAGAAGCAACAcgggaaagagaaaaaaacatgtgcgccgagtgtgggaaaagcttcagtcggcGCTCTCATCTTATTTCCCATAGAAGAATCCACACGGgcgagaaaccctataaatgcctggtctgtgggaaaagcttcaatcagagctcaaACCTTATTTCACACagaagaatccacacaggagagaagccctataAATGCCTCATCTATGAGAAAAGCTTCATTCAGAGCTCACAACTCAACAGACATGAGAGAACgcacacgggagagaaaccctataaatgcgttgagtgcgggaaaagcttcattcaGAGCTCGGATCTTATTTCCCATCAGAGAAGCCACACGGGAGATAAATCCTGTCAATGCccagagtgtgggaaaagtttcaaccAGAGCTCAGATCTTATtacgcatcagagaatccacacgggagagagaccctataaatgcctggactgtgggaaaagtttcgaCTGGCGCTCACACCTGGTTATACACCAGAGAAGTCACACGGGACACAATCCTTATCAATgtgtggactgtgggaaaagtttcagtcggagctcaaaccttattacgcatcagagaatccacacaggcgaACGACCTTTTAAATGCCTTGATTGTGGGAAAAGATTCTGTCAGACCTCAGATCTTTTTtcacatcagagaacccacacgggAGAAAGACCCTATAAGTGCTCggactgtgggaaaaggtttAGCGACAGCTCGACCCTCATTaaacataggagaatccacacaggagaaaaaccCTATACGTGCCAggtctgtgggaaaagcttcagtcagagctcCACCCATACTCGACATCAGAGACTCCACAGGGGACAAAAACCTTGA
- the LOC101952493 gene encoding zinc finger protein 239-like isoform X1 — MQNYETATSLAADGVGSENKEENSRQEGPEQGEAQGTLLGRSKGNFDQSCECEKACGNQCQSERQLGNQPEKEVGRFHVAEDARNSAKQQPSGEATREREKNMCAECGKSFSRRSHLISHRRIHTGEKPYKCLVCGKSFNQSSNLISHRRIHTGEKPYKCLIYEKSFIQSSQLNRHERTHTGEKPYKCVECGKSFIQSSDLISHQRSHTGDKSCQCPECGKSFNQSSDLITHQRIHTGERPYKCLDCGKSFDWRSHLVIHQRSHTGHNPYQCVDCGKSFSRSSNLITHQRIHTGERPFKCLDCGKRFCQTSDLFSHQRTHTGERPYKCSDCGKRFSDSSTLIKHRRIHTGEKPYTCQVCGKSFSQSSTHTRHQRLHRGQKP; from the exons ATGCAGAATTATGAGACGGCGACCTCGCTGG CAGCCGATGGGGTGGGGAGTGAAAACAAGGAGGAGAATTCACGGCAGGAAGGTCCTGAGCAAGGGGAAGCGCAAGGGACGTTACTGGGAAGATCCAAAGGGAACTTTGACCAGAGCTGTGAGTGTGAGAAAGCCTGTGGAAATCAGTGCCAGTCAGAGAGACAGCTGGGAAACCAGCCAGAGAAAGAAGTGGGTAGGTTTCATGTGGCAGAGGACGCAAGGAACTCAGCGAAACAACAGCCCAGCGGAGAAGCAACAcgggaaagagaaaaaaacatgtgcgccgagtgtgggaaaagcttcagtcggcGCTCTCATCTTATTTCCCATAGAAGAATCCACACGGgcgagaaaccctataaatgcctggtctgtgggaaaagcttcaatcagagctcaaACCTTATTTCACACagaagaatccacacaggagagaagccctataAATGCCTCATCTATGAGAAAAGCTTCATTCAGAGCTCACAACTCAACAGACATGAGAGAACgcacacgggagagaaaccctataaatgcgttgagtgcgggaaaagcttcattcaGAGCTCGGATCTTATTTCCCATCAGAGAAGCCACACGGGAGATAAATCCTGTCAATGCccagagtgtgggaaaagtttcaaccAGAGCTCAGATCTTATtacgcatcagagaatccacacgggagagagaccctataaatgcctggactgtgggaaaagtttcgaCTGGCGCTCACACCTGGTTATACACCAGAGAAGTCACACGGGACACAATCCTTATCAATgtgtggactgtgggaaaagtttcagtcggagctcaaaccttattacgcatcagagaatccacacaggcgaACGACCTTTTAAATGCCTTGATTGTGGGAAAAGATTCTGTCAGACCTCAGATCTTTTTtcacatcagagaacccacacgggAGAAAGACCCTATAAGTGCTCggactgtgggaaaaggtttAGCGACAGCTCGACCCTCATTaaacataggagaatccacacaggagaaaaaccCTATACGTGCCAggtctgtgggaaaagcttcagtcagagctcCACCCATACTCGACATCAGAGACTCCACAGGGGACAAAAACCTTGA